From the genome of Mycetocola spongiae, one region includes:
- a CDS encoding sugar ABC transporter ATP-binding protein, translating to MAEPDPVASPTPAQVPTGPGVPALLECVDIRMGFGGIPVLKGINLSLAPGSVTALAGENGAGKSTLMKIASGQYRPDEGSVTVAGTPLPAGNAQAAHRLGVGIVPQELASIPDMSVAENLFIGREIRFRTGLLNRRAMVAKSREYLGEFGLTVDPNSQMGALPVGIRQIIEIIKASSRGAKVLLLDEPTSAIAEREVAQLAEVVRTLRDRGVAMLFTTHKMEEIRAMADRVIVLRDGMLVEDKPLTELSDDDIVHAMIGRELDSLFPEVAPAGDKTVIRLDEVRLTEASAPISLEVRRGEIIGLAGLVGAGRTELIESIFGVRKMNSGAVIVNGEPLRLGSPTAAIARNIALVPEDRKHSGAVLEMSVLDNATLPRLGNFSTLGWLNNRRRSTEIGEVMASIRLKSRGLGQSMETLSGGNQQKVVFGRWLTGPVDVLLLDEPTRGVDVGARSEIYRIIVDLAAAGMAVIMASSDMPEIISLSHRALVMRDLAVAGELTAADLQQDTAQDTIFRLASGQEATTSKDSKHDH from the coding sequence GTGGCAGAACCAGACCCGGTGGCCTCACCCACCCCGGCGCAGGTCCCAACCGGGCCCGGTGTCCCCGCCCTCCTGGAATGCGTGGATATTCGCATGGGATTTGGCGGCATTCCGGTCCTGAAGGGCATCAACCTCTCACTCGCCCCCGGATCGGTGACGGCCCTGGCCGGAGAGAACGGCGCGGGCAAGTCCACGCTCATGAAGATCGCCTCGGGGCAGTACCGCCCCGATGAGGGTTCCGTGACCGTGGCCGGAACGCCGCTTCCCGCCGGTAACGCGCAGGCCGCACACCGGCTCGGCGTGGGAATCGTGCCGCAGGAGCTTGCCTCGATTCCGGATATGTCCGTGGCCGAGAACCTGTTCATCGGGCGCGAGATTCGCTTCCGCACCGGGCTGCTGAACCGCCGCGCGATGGTGGCCAAGTCCCGCGAATATCTCGGGGAGTTTGGTCTCACCGTGGATCCCAATAGCCAGATGGGCGCGCTGCCCGTGGGTATCCGCCAGATCATCGAGATCATCAAGGCCTCGAGCCGCGGCGCCAAGGTGCTGCTGCTGGACGAGCCCACCAGCGCGATCGCCGAGCGCGAGGTTGCCCAGCTGGCCGAGGTGGTGCGCACGCTGCGCGACCGCGGAGTGGCCATGCTATTCACGACCCATAAGATGGAGGAAATCCGGGCCATGGCCGATCGTGTGATCGTGCTGCGGGACGGAATGCTTGTTGAGGATAAGCCCCTCACCGAGCTCAGTGATGACGATATTGTGCACGCAATGATCGGCCGCGAGCTCGATAGCCTCTTCCCCGAGGTAGCCCCGGCCGGGGATAAAACCGTGATTCGGCTCGACGAGGTGCGACTCACCGAGGCCAGCGCCCCGATCTCGCTGGAGGTACGTCGCGGAGAGATCATCGGACTGGCCGGGCTGGTCGGCGCGGGACGTACCGAGCTGATCGAATCCATCTTTGGCGTGCGGAAAATGAACTCCGGCGCCGTGATCGTGAACGGTGAGCCCCTGCGCCTGGGCAGCCCCACCGCCGCGATCGCCCGCAATATCGCGCTGGTCCCCGAGGATCGGAAGCACTCGGGTGCCGTGCTCGAAATGAGCGTGCTCGATAACGCGACCCTCCCGCGCCTGGGCAATTTCAGCACCCTGGGTTGGCTGAATAACCGGCGCCGCAGCACGGAGATCGGCGAGGTCATGGCCTCGATCCGGCTCAAGAGCCGCGGCCTGGGCCAGAGCATGGAGACCCTCTCCGGGGGAAACCAGCAGAAGGTGGTTTTTGGCCGCTGGCTCACCGGCCCCGTGGACGTGCTGCTGCTGGACGAACCCACGCGCGGCGTGGACGTGGGCGCGCGCAGCGAAATCTATCGCATCATCGTGGACCTCGCCGCGGCCGGCATGGCCGTGATCATGGCCTCGAGCGATATGCCCGAAATCATCAGCCTCTCCCATCGCGCACTCGTGATGCGGGATCTTGCGGTGGCGGGGGAACTCACCGCCGCGGATCTCCAGCAGGACACCGCGCAGGACACCATTTTCCGCCTCGCCTCCGGCCAGGAAGCCACCACCTCGAAGGACAGCAAACATGACCACTAA
- a CDS encoding sugar-binding transcriptional regulator: MTAHTLGPDQQVQLAYIAQRHFVQGRTRIEIAEETGLSRFKVGRLLEEAIEHGIVKFEIASPPGINLALSVELQKHYGLQHSLVVEVATEEPGDIQDRLGQAGARLLEEILTEDDVLGLTSGRTIGALARALQELPHCDVVQLAGVAGAIQETGIEVMRRVSSVARVQPWAVYSPLVVSDAESARAILRQHDTKRTFEQYRRVSVAVVAVGSWKPEDSQMIHNPALTTADRDQLLAAGVRAEIGATLIAADGTIITDLDDRTIAISEPELRRVPTVIALAGGARKTSAIHAVLRSGLVNSLVTDTATAHRLLALPREA, translated from the coding sequence GTGACAGCACATACCCTGGGGCCGGACCAGCAGGTCCAGCTCGCCTATATCGCTCAACGCCATTTTGTTCAGGGGCGCACCCGGATCGAGATCGCCGAGGAAACGGGGCTGAGCCGGTTTAAGGTAGGCCGTCTGCTCGAGGAGGCCATCGAGCACGGGATCGTCAAATTTGAGATTGCCAGCCCGCCCGGCATCAACCTCGCGCTCTCCGTGGAACTCCAGAAGCATTATGGCCTCCAGCACAGCCTCGTTGTTGAGGTCGCCACCGAGGAACCCGGGGATATTCAGGATCGGCTGGGGCAGGCCGGCGCGCGGCTCCTGGAGGAGATCCTGACCGAGGACGACGTGCTGGGCCTCACCTCGGGCCGCACAATTGGCGCGCTCGCCCGGGCGCTACAGGAGCTGCCGCACTGCGATGTGGTGCAGCTCGCGGGCGTAGCCGGGGCCATCCAGGAGACGGGCATCGAGGTGATGCGCCGGGTGAGCTCGGTCGCGCGCGTGCAGCCCTGGGCCGTGTATTCCCCGCTGGTGGTCAGCGATGCCGAATCGGCGCGCGCCATCCTGCGCCAGCACGATACCAAGCGCACATTTGAGCAGTACCGCCGCGTGAGTGTCGCGGTGGTGGCCGTGGGAAGCTGGAAGCCCGAGGACTCGCAGATGATCCATAACCCGGCCCTCACCACGGCCGATCGGGATCAACTCCTCGCGGCCGGCGTGCGCGCCGAGATCGGCGCCACGCTTATTGCCGCGGATGGCACCATCATCACCGATCTGGATGATCGCACGATCGCCATCTCGGAACCGGAGCTGAGGCGGGTACCCACGGTGATCGCGCTGGCCGGTGGCGCGCGCAAGACCTCCGCGATCCATGCGGTGCTGCGCAGCGGGCTGGTGAACTCGCTGGTGACCGATACAGCCACGGCGCATCGTTTGCTCGCGCTCCCGCGCGAAGCCTAG
- a CDS encoding TetR/AcrR family transcriptional regulator: protein MPKISAPTVAEHRSRRRDELIRAATDELLESGVDAVTLARVGKRIGLARSSVYEYFNSATDLLAEIALSSFAEWTGEIERALAGSASAAERLDGYILTSLRLVAEGKHDIADALGGTRLPDYHRREVIELHVALMSPLRDAVDQMGVENPTLMVELIQGMVEAGSRRIARGDDYMRVARATISLVHSGLVPVAPAESTPALRIPR, encoded by the coding sequence ATGCCCAAGATTTCCGCGCCCACCGTAGCCGAGCACCGCTCGCGCCGACGTGACGAGCTGATCCGGGCGGCCACCGACGAACTGCTGGAATCCGGGGTAGACGCCGTCACCCTGGCCCGTGTAGGCAAGCGCATTGGGCTCGCCCGCAGCAGCGTTTATGAGTACTTCAACTCCGCCACCGATCTGCTCGCGGAGATAGCCCTGAGCTCCTTTGCCGAGTGGACGGGTGAGATCGAGCGGGCGCTGGCCGGTTCGGCCAGCGCGGCCGAGCGCCTCGATGGCTATATTCTGACCAGCCTTCGCCTCGTGGCCGAGGGCAAACACGATATCGCCGATGCCCTCGGTGGAACGCGCCTTCCCGACTATCATCGCCGCGAGGTCATCGAGCTGCATGTTGCGCTGATGTCCCCGCTGCGCGATGCGGTAGACCAGATGGGCGTGGAAAATCCCACGCTCATGGTGGAATTGATTCAGGGCATGGTGGAGGCGGGCTCGCGTCGCATCGCCCGTGGTGACGACTATATGCGGGTCGCCCGCGCCACCATCTCCCTCGTGCATAGCGGCCTGGTGCCCGTGGCCCCGGCCGAGTCCACCCCCGCGCTGCGCATCCCGCGCTAG
- a CDS encoding HpcH/HpaI aldolase/citrate lyase family protein: MGSGNGAVRRQGVPADLARSWLLVNATQPDLITQAVRSSADAVVLDIEDAVDPSRKAEARDYVAAWLREEGNVAWVRINDYTTPFWRDDLEALRGAPGLLGVMLAKTESPEQITATHQILGGELPIVALVESALGIEDAALIARAPGAFRLAFGSGDFRRDTGMSADREAMAYPRARLVVASRAAGLPGPIDGPTVGESHPILREQSGITVMMGMTGKLCLSSDQTPVVNEVISPTRTDVSWASSFLQDFTARGEIVRDGSDLPRLGRARKIMALAEAFNVKPFDAE, translated from the coding sequence ATGGGTTCCGGCAACGGTGCCGTGCGGCGCCAGGGGGTTCCGGCAGATCTCGCCCGCTCCTGGCTGCTGGTGAATGCCACCCAGCCCGATCTGATCACCCAGGCCGTGCGCTCCTCGGCCGATGCCGTGGTCCTGGATATCGAAGACGCCGTGGACCCCTCCCGCAAGGCCGAGGCTCGCGATTATGTGGCCGCCTGGCTGCGTGAAGAGGGCAATGTCGCCTGGGTTCGCATCAACGATTACACCACGCCGTTTTGGCGCGATGACCTGGAGGCACTGCGCGGGGCCCCCGGGCTCCTCGGCGTGATGCTGGCCAAGACCGAGAGCCCCGAGCAGATCACCGCGACCCACCAGATTCTCGGCGGCGAGCTGCCCATCGTGGCACTGGTGGAATCGGCCCTGGGTATCGAGGATGCCGCGCTGATCGCCCGCGCCCCGGGTGCGTTCCGCCTGGCCTTCGGCTCGGGAGACTTCCGCCGCGATACCGGCATGAGCGCCGACCGCGAGGCCATGGCCTATCCGCGCGCGCGCCTCGTGGTGGCCAGCCGTGCCGCGGGCCTGCCCGGACCGATCGACGGACCCACGGTGGGCGAGAGCCACCCGATCCTGCGTGAGCAGTCGGGAATCACCGTGATGATGGGTATGACCGGCAAGCTCTGCCTGAGCTCGGACCAGACCCCGGTGGTGAACGAGGTCATCAGCCCGACCCGCACCGATGTGAGCTGGGCGAGTTCCTTCCTGCAGGACTTCACCGCGCGCGGGGAGATCGTGCGCGACGGAAGTGACCTGCCCCGCCTGGGCCGCGCCCGCAAGATCATGGCCCTCGCCGAGGCCTTTAACGTAAAGCCGTTTGACGCGGAATAA
- a CDS encoding BCCT family transporter: protein MKTEEKSPPFSRWVFWPAAIIVVLFVAFAMIAPDTAESTFAAIQSGIVKNFNWYYVLIAAFFVFFCLWIGFGKFGDIKLGKDDDEPEFSLGSWFSLLFAAGMGIGLVFYGVSEPLSHFANPRPGVTGDDVQLAQQAMSQTYLHWGVHAWAIYVIIGLALAYAIHRRGRPISIRWALEPVLGRHVRGAWGNIIDVIALVGTMFGVATSLGFGVLQIGAGLEHAGLFKSTDFTNVILIVIITGGVLFSVVSGVSKGMKWLSNFNLVLAALMVLVILAVGPTQFLLRDFVQSIGNYLQNFLGLTFNVSAFSGTAGEEWQAAWTTFYWGWWISWAPFVGIFIARISRGRTVREFITGVILVPTLITFLWFSVLGGTALYQALNGGGGLIGPGNTVDVEGALFQMLSNLPGGSILTVGAIVLIAIFFITSADSGALVMGMIATGGQAEPKRWIRVVFACASSLLAIALLLSGGLQALKTAAIIIALPFSVIMLGICWSTALAFKREIRAYERANRAAFVDHIGDYYGLEVEEPLNSGPLATFGARFLRRRRGLPSVQVSTPTNDVAAPAPADAGVTLDTSTIEIAVIAPAAAREDEGPADAGVTFTPGEDYPGSETERTERP from the coding sequence ATGAAAACAGAAGAGAAGTCTCCTCCGTTTAGCCGCTGGGTATTTTGGCCAGCCGCCATAATCGTTGTGTTGTTCGTAGCGTTCGCGATGATCGCGCCGGACACCGCGGAGTCCACCTTCGCCGCCATCCAGTCGGGCATCGTTAAGAACTTTAACTGGTATTACGTCCTCATCGCCGCGTTTTTTGTCTTCTTCTGTCTCTGGATTGGCTTCGGCAAATTTGGAGATATCAAGCTGGGCAAGGACGATGATGAGCCGGAGTTTTCGCTGGGTTCCTGGTTCTCGCTGCTCTTTGCGGCCGGAATGGGAATCGGGCTGGTGTTTTATGGTGTGAGTGAGCCGCTGAGCCACTTCGCCAACCCGCGTCCCGGTGTCACCGGCGATGATGTGCAGCTCGCGCAGCAGGCCATGTCGCAGACCTATCTGCACTGGGGAGTGCACGCCTGGGCCATCTACGTGATCATCGGTCTTGCGCTGGCCTATGCGATTCACCGCCGCGGCCGCCCCATCTCGATCCGCTGGGCGCTTGAGCCCGTGCTGGGCCGCCACGTCCGCGGGGCCTGGGGCAATATCATCGACGTGATTGCGCTCGTGGGCACGATGTTTGGTGTGGCCACATCGCTGGGATTTGGAGTATTGCAGATCGGCGCGGGGCTCGAGCACGCGGGACTGTTTAAATCCACCGATTTCACCAACGTGATTCTCATCGTGATTATCACCGGGGGTGTGCTGTTCTCGGTGGTCTCGGGTGTCAGCAAGGGCATGAAATGGCTGTCCAATTTTAACCTCGTGCTGGCCGCCCTGATGGTGCTGGTGATCCTGGCCGTGGGCCCGACCCAGTTCCTGCTGCGCGATTTTGTCCAGTCGATCGGTAATTATCTACAGAACTTCCTCGGCCTGACCTTTAACGTGAGTGCCTTCTCGGGCACCGCGGGCGAGGAATGGCAGGCCGCCTGGACCACGTTCTACTGGGGCTGGTGGATCTCCTGGGCACCGTTTGTGGGAATCTTCATCGCGCGTATCTCGCGCGGCCGCACGGTGCGCGAGTTTATTACCGGCGTGATTCTGGTGCCCACGCTGATCACCTTCCTCTGGTTCTCCGTGCTCGGCGGAACCGCGCTCTACCAGGCACTGAACGGGGGCGGGGGCCTGATCGGTCCTGGCAATACCGTGGATGTGGAGGGTGCGCTCTTCCAGATGCTCAGCAACCTGCCCGGAGGTTCGATCCTGACGGTCGGCGCAATAGTGCTGATCGCGATCTTCTTTATTACCTCCGCGGACTCCGGTGCGCTGGTGATGGGAATGATCGCCACGGGTGGGCAGGCCGAACCCAAGCGCTGGATCCGCGTGGTCTTCGCGTGTGCCTCCTCGCTGCTGGCCATCGCCCTCCTGCTCTCGGGCGGGCTACAGGCACTGAAAACGGCGGCGATTATTATCGCGCTACCGTTCAGCGTGATCATGCTGGGCATCTGTTGGTCCACGGCCCTCGCCTTTAAGCGAGAGATACGTGCCTATGAGCGGGCCAACCGTGCCGCCTTTGTGGACCATATCGGTGACTACTACGGGCTGGAGGTGGAGGAGCCGCTGAATAGTGGCCCGCTCGCCACCTTCGGGGCCCGCTTCCTGCGCCGTCGCCGCGGGCTGCCCTCGGTGCAGGTATCCACGCCCACCAATGACGTCGCCGCCCCGGCGCCGGCCGATGCGGGGGTCACCCTGGATACCAGCACGATCGAGATCGCGGTGATCGCGCCGGCCGCCGCGCGCGAGGACGAGGGACCGGCCGATGCCGGGGTCACGTTCACGCCGGGGGAGGACTATCCCGGCAGCGAAACGGAGCGCACCGAGCGCCCCTAA
- a CDS encoding 2,3-butanediol dehydrogenase, with translation MKAARYYDRGDIRIEDIPVPEVTPGTVGIDVAWCGICGTDLHEYLDGPIFVPAHGHPHPISGESAPVTLGHEMSGVVYAVGEGVNDLAVGDHVVVEPYIIDPQYSTEPGTNYHLTPNMNFIGLGGRGGGLGEKITVERRWVHPIGNDIPLDEAALIEPLSVGYHAYVRSGAGEGDFALIGGAGPIGLLTAAVLKAQGLTVAISELSALRRQKALDSGVADYAFDPSTVDVAEEVRGLTDGAGADVAFECTSVNVVLDTLFDAVRAGGVIVVVSIWGKPAQLDMQKLVLKEVDLRGTIGYMGNHPETIRLVQSGKIDLKPFITGKIGLDEIVDKGFDTLIHHNETAVKILVSPSGAGL, from the coding sequence ATGAAGGCTGCTCGCTATTACGACCGCGGAGACATCCGGATCGAAGATATTCCGGTTCCCGAGGTCACCCCCGGAACCGTGGGAATCGACGTCGCCTGGTGCGGTATCTGCGGCACCGACCTGCACGAATATCTTGACGGACCGATTTTTGTCCCGGCGCATGGCCATCCGCACCCGATCTCGGGCGAGTCGGCCCCTGTCACCCTGGGTCACGAAATGTCCGGCGTGGTTTATGCCGTGGGCGAGGGTGTTAACGACCTCGCTGTGGGCGACCACGTGGTGGTGGAGCCCTATATTATCGACCCGCAGTATTCCACCGAGCCCGGCACCAATTATCACCTCACCCCCAATATGAACTTCATCGGGCTGGGCGGCCGCGGGGGCGGACTGGGCGAGAAGATCACCGTGGAGCGCCGCTGGGTGCACCCGATTGGCAACGATATTCCCCTGGATGAGGCGGCGCTGATCGAGCCCCTCTCGGTGGGCTATCACGCCTATGTGCGCAGCGGGGCCGGGGAGGGCGATTTTGCCCTGATCGGCGGGGCCGGACCCATCGGCCTACTCACCGCCGCGGTGCTGAAGGCCCAGGGGCTGACCGTGGCCATCTCCGAGCTGAGCGCGCTGCGCCGCCAGAAGGCACTGGATTCCGGGGTGGCCGATTATGCGTTTGACCCGAGTACCGTGGACGTGGCCGAGGAGGTTCGTGGCCTGACCGACGGCGCCGGGGCCGATGTGGCCTTTGAGTGTACGTCCGTGAACGTGGTACTGGATACCCTCTTTGACGCCGTGCGCGCGGGCGGGGTCATCGTGGTGGTCTCGATCTGGGGCAAGCCCGCCCAGCTTGATATGCAGAAGCTGGTTCTTAAAGAGGTGGACCTGCGCGGCACGATTGGCTATATGGGCAATCACCCCGAGACGATCCGCCTGGTGCAGTCAGGCAAGATCGACCTGAAGCCGTTTATCACGGGCAAGATTGGGCTGGACGAGATCGTGGATAAGGGCTTTGATACCCTGATTCACCATAACGAAACCGCCGTGAAGATCCTGGTCTCGCCCTCGGGCGCCGGGCTCTAA
- the thiD gene encoding bifunctional hydroxymethylpyrimidine kinase/phosphomethylpyrimidine kinase, translating into MSSTEYAAAPAITLTIAGSEATGGAGAQADLKTFQELGVYGVIALTCIVSFNPADNWNHRFMPVEPQVIADQLEAIQTCYAGSLDTVKIGMLGSPATISTVATALGNQSWKNVVLDPVLICKGQEPGHALDTDLALKAQILPLATFVTPNHFEAESLSGISINSVEDLTEAARIIHEISGATVLAKGGVRLAGENAVDVFYDGTTTELLSAPKVGEVAVSGAGCSLAAAITAELAKGATPLEAARTAKAFVTAGIKNRVASNAPFDALWQGGNRAA; encoded by the coding sequence ATGTCCTCCACCGAATATGCCGCGGCCCCCGCGATCACCCTGACCATTGCCGGATCCGAAGCCACCGGCGGCGCCGGCGCCCAGGCCGACCTGAAGACCTTCCAGGAGCTCGGGGTATACGGCGTTATTGCCCTCACCTGCATCGTGTCCTTTAACCCGGCCGATAACTGGAACCACCGCTTTATGCCCGTGGAGCCGCAGGTCATTGCGGATCAGCTTGAGGCCATCCAGACCTGCTACGCGGGCTCGCTGGATACCGTAAAGATCGGCATGCTGGGCAGCCCCGCCACGATCTCCACCGTGGCCACCGCCCTGGGCAATCAGTCCTGGAAAAACGTGGTGCTCGACCCGGTACTGATCTGCAAGGGCCAGGAGCCGGGCCACGCCCTGGATACCGATCTCGCGCTGAAGGCGCAGATCCTGCCGCTGGCCACGTTTGTCACGCCGAACCACTTCGAGGCCGAATCGCTTTCGGGAATCTCCATTAACTCGGTGGAAGACCTGACCGAGGCCGCGCGCATCATCCACGAGATCAGCGGGGCCACCGTGCTGGCCAAGGGTGGCGTGCGCCTCGCGGGCGAGAACGCGGTGGACGTATTTTATGACGGCACCACCACCGAGCTGCTGAGCGCCCCCAAGGTGGGCGAGGTGGCCGTATCGGGTGCCGGCTGTTCCCTCGCCGCCGCGATCACCGCGGAGCTGGCCAAGGGTGCCACGCCGCTCGAGGCCGCACGCACCGCCAAGGCATTTGTGACCGCGGGAATCAAAAACCGCGTGGCCTCCAATGCACCGTTTGATGCGCTGTGGCAGGGTGGCAACCGCGCGGCCTAG
- a CDS encoding glyceraldehyde-3-phosphate dehydrogenase, producing the protein MDQTFDAHRQLWVDREERAERLISLIGGLYRNHGVVTSLRGQRLINLSAIGILNAVTFAQQTYGDGADLEGLENVLLALREIGPGEASLDLSRLYAGFQEAGSEDLEAYLRAELAPVLGSDAPAAPTDVVLYGFGRIGRLLARILISHAGNGDGLRLRAVVVRRGSDNDLMKRASLLQRDSVHGPFQGTVTVDEEHNTILANGTLIQVIYADDPAAIDYTSYGIHDAIVVDNTGRWRDEEGLSQHLRSAGVARVLLTAPGKGALKNIVHGINDATITAEDRIVSAASCTTNAITPVLKVINDAYGVVHGHVETVHSFTNDQNLIDNFHKGDRRGRSAALNMVITETGAATAVAKALPELEGRLSGSSIRVPTPDVSLAILNLTLERATTRDAVNDLLRDIARNSSLRQQIDFIESPEVVSSDFVGSHRAGIVDGLATISHEKNLILYVWYDNEFGYSCQVVRVLERIAGSHPRVLPERVPA; encoded by the coding sequence GTGGACCAGACTTTTGATGCTCACCGCCAGCTGTGGGTCGATCGTGAGGAGCGGGCGGAACGCCTCATCTCCCTCATCGGCGGCCTCTATCGTAATCACGGGGTGGTGACCTCGCTGCGCGGGCAGCGCCTGATTAACCTCTCCGCAATCGGCATCCTTAATGCCGTCACCTTTGCCCAGCAGACCTATGGCGATGGCGCCGATCTGGAGGGCCTGGAAAACGTCCTGCTCGCGCTGCGCGAGATCGGTCCCGGGGAGGCCTCGCTGGATCTCTCCCGCCTCTACGCCGGATTCCAGGAGGCGGGTTCGGAGGACCTCGAGGCCTATCTGCGTGCCGAGCTGGCGCCGGTCCTCGGCTCGGATGCCCCCGCGGCCCCCACCGATGTGGTGCTTTATGGCTTTGGCCGGATCGGTCGCCTGCTGGCCCGCATCCTGATCTCCCACGCCGGCAACGGAGACGGCCTGCGCCTGCGCGCCGTGGTGGTGCGCCGCGGTTCCGATAACGACCTCATGAAGCGCGCGAGCCTGCTCCAGCGCGACTCGGTGCACGGCCCCTTCCAGGGCACGGTCACGGTGGATGAGGAGCACAATACCATCCTCGCCAATGGCACCCTCATCCAGGTGATCTATGCGGATGATCCCGCCGCCATCGACTATACGAGCTACGGCATCCACGATGCGATCGTGGTGGATAATACCGGCCGCTGGCGTGATGAGGAGGGGCTGTCCCAGCACCTGCGCTCCGCGGGTGTGGCCCGGGTGCTGCTCACCGCCCCCGGCAAGGGTGCGCTGAAAAACATCGTGCACGGCATTAACGATGCGACGATCACCGCCGAGGATCGCATCGTTTCGGCCGCGTCCTGCACCACCAATGCGATCACCCCGGTCCTGAAGGTCATAAACGATGCCTATGGTGTGGTGCACGGACACGTGGAGACCGTACACTCCTTCACCAATGATCAGAACCTCATCGATAATTTCCATAAGGGCGACCGCCGCGGCCGCTCCGCGGCACTGAATATGGTGATCACCGAGACCGGGGCGGCCACCGCGGTGGCCAAGGCCCTGCCCGAGCTGGAGGGGCGACTCTCGGGAAGCTCGATCCGCGTGCCCACCCCCGATGTTTCGCTTGCGATCCTGAACCTCACGCTGGAACGGGCCACCACCCGCGATGCGGTAAACGACCTGCTGCGTGATATCGCCCGCAACTCCTCGCTGCGGCAGCAGATAGATTTTATCGAGTCACCCGAGGTGGTCTCGAGCGATTTTGTGGGCTCGCATCGCGCGGGCATCGTGGACGGACTGGCCACGATTTCCCACGAAAAAAACCTCATACTATACGTCTGGTATGACAACGAGTTCGGCTATAGCTGTCAGGTGGTGCGCGTGCTGGAGCGCATCGCCGGGTCGCATCCTCGGGTCCTGCCCGAGCGCGTCCCCGCCTAG
- a CDS encoding 3-methyladenine DNA glycosylase produces the protein MDRNNQMPDRLDAATWRQRAAAHAERAERLTAGRIARRAAGINDPIEDFLFTYYPIKPARLRAWHPGSGVILEDARGEEIPRWYAASGDADLIVDAAALLDARGPLLGFIHRLLRGTRERPAQYGCFGLHEWAMVYKLDPERVRHESTPLRLTPAETDAVVERHNIACSHFDAFRFFTPEASGLNRLSPTRENQPLLEQRGCLHAGMDLYKWASKLGPALPGELLLDCFELAREIRILDMRASPYDIGAWGYSAVPIETDAGKAEYVAAQRAFTTRSDILRDRVLDALLRTREAASA, from the coding sequence GTGGACAGAAATAACCAGATGCCGGACCGGCTCGACGCGGCCACGTGGCGGCAGCGGGCAGCGGCCCATGCCGAGCGGGCCGAGAGGCTAACCGCGGGCCGGATCGCGCGCCGGGCCGCGGGCATAAACGATCCGATCGAGGACTTTCTGTTCACCTACTATCCGATTAAACCCGCGCGCCTGCGGGCCTGGCATCCCGGCTCCGGCGTGATCCTGGAGGATGCCCGCGGCGAGGAGATTCCGCGCTGGTATGCCGCTAGCGGCGATGCCGATCTGATCGTGGACGCCGCGGCGCTCCTCGACGCCCGCGGCCCCCTCCTGGGATTTATCCACCGGCTGCTGCGCGGCACACGCGAACGCCCCGCGCAATACGGCTGCTTTGGCCTGCACGAGTGGGCGATGGTTTATAAGCTGGACCCCGAGCGGGTACGCCATGAATCCACCCCACTGCGGCTCACCCCCGCCGAAACGGATGCCGTGGTGGAACGCCATAATATTGCCTGCAGCCATTTTGACGCGTTCAGGTTTTTCACCCCCGAGGCCAGTGGGCTTAATCGGCTCTCCCCCACCCGGGAGAACCAGCCACTGCTGGAGCAGCGCGGCTGCCTCCACGCCGGCATGGATCTTTATAAATGGGCCTCCAAGCTGGGCCCCGCGCTGCCGGGTGAGCTGCTCCTGGACTGCTTTGAGCTGGCCCGGGAGATCCGAATCCTGGATATGCGAGCCTCGCCCTATGACATCGGCGCCTGGGGGTATTCGGCGGTGCCGATCGAAACGGACGCGGGTAAGGCCGAATATGTGGCCGCCCAGAGAGCATTCACCACACGCTCGGATATTCTGCGCGACCGGGTACTGGACGCGCTCCTGCGCACGCGGGAGGCGGCGAGCGCGTAG